In Sphingobacteriaceae bacterium, the genomic stretch TCCCGGTAGCCGCACCGGCGGGCCAGCTGCACCGCCCGCCGGAAGTCACGCCCCACATGGGCAGGATCGTGGGCGTCGGAGCCCAGGCTGATGGGCACCCCGGCCCCAGCCAGGATTTCCAGGAATTGCGGCGCCGGATAGGCCTCGCCCACGGGCACGTGCCAGCCGGCGGTGCTCAGTTCGGCGGTCACGCCGGCCCGGGCGAAGACCTCAGCCGCCTCCCGGTACAAGGGCGTCAAATCAAAGGAAGGCCGGTGGCCGAATTTTTTGATCAGGTCGGGGTGGGCCATGATGTCGAACAGCCCCGTTGCCGCCGCTTCCATGAGGAATTGAAAATAATCCCGGTAGGCTTGGTCCACGTCCCGATGGGGCCAGCCGTCCTGGGGGCTGACATCGATGGCCCAGCCGGGCAGAAAGTGGACGGAGCCGATGACGTAGTCCCACGGGTACCCCGCCAGCAGCGCCCGGATGTCGTCTTCCCGGCCGGGGATGTAGTCCACTTCCAGCCCCAGCCGGATGGCCACGGGCGCCTCCCGGCCGGCGGCCGTCAACACCGCTGCCACGTACCCGTCCAAGTCGTAGTTGAACTGGTCGGGGAGCCACCAGCCGCCTGCCACCAGCTGGGGTTCCAGCAGGGACGACATAATGGGCCGGAATTGGCGGAACCGGTGGCAATGCTCGCTGATGCCGATTTCCGCCAACCCTGCCGCCGCGGCGGCGGCCGCGTATTCCATCACCCGGTCAGGGGCGAAGCGGCAGTCTTCCGTAACGCTGTCCTTTTCCAGGTGCATGTGGTAGTCGGCCAGCAAGGGGCTCCCTTCCTTTCTGCCAAACCCTCCTACCCTTCGCGACGGGCCGTGGAGCTCCTGCTCAAGGACATGGGCCCTTTCCTTGCCCGGGGTGCAGGGCTTATCTATAATGAAGGCGGCCTTCCGACGCCGGGCTTCCCCGGACATTGGACCATTTCCTGTTCGAGGTGTTGTTTTTGTCCAGGTTGATGAATATCCGAAGGTACCAAATCTGCCCCAATTGCGGCTATCAGGAAGAGCAGGGGAGGCGCTGGGAACGGCGTCGTCAGGTCTATCATTACTTCTGGCGCAACGACGACTGCCCCCAATGCGGTGAGAAGCTGGCGCGCAGCTGCCCCAACTGCCAGGCCGACATCTTGTCCCCCGAAGCGCGGGAATGCCCCGAGTGCGGCCAAACTTATCCCTGGGTTAAATAAACAATTGCGCAGGTTCCTTCCCCTCTGCGTGGAAACCATGTAGACGGGAGGGATCCGGGCTGGTGGCCGGGCCGAGACTTGCCGTCTTGACCTCCGGGGGCGACGCCCCCGGCATGAACGCTGCCGTGCGGGCCGTGGTTCGCAACAGCCATTACCACGGCTGGGAGCCCATCGGCGTCTACAACGGGTTCCACGGCCTCATCACCGGCAATTTAGCCGTCATGGATGCCGGCTCTGTTGGGGATATCATCCACCGGGGCGGCACCGTGCTGCGCTCCGGCCGGTCCGATGCCTTCACCACCGAGGAAGGGTTCCGGCAGGCCCTGCAGACCTTGTCGGAGCAGCAGATTCAAGCCGTGGTCGTCATCGGCGGCAACGGCTCCCTGCGGGGCGCCCTGCGCCTGGCCCAGGCAGGGGTGTCGGTAATCGGCGTGCCGGCTACCATCGATAACGATATCGGCGGCACGGAAACCACCATCGGCTTCGACACGGCGGTGAACACGGCCGTAGAAGCCATCAACCGGATCCGGGACACCGCCAGCGCCCACGACCGCACCTTCATCGTGGAGGTCATGGGCCGCCACAGCGGCTTCATTGCCCTGGCCGCCGCCCTGGCGGGCGGGGCCGAGTCGGTGCTCATCCCCGAGGAGGAGCCCGACTACGATGAGATATGCCGCCGCATCCAGCGGGGCTACCAGCGGGGCAAGGCCCACAGCATCATCGTGGTGGCCGAAGGGGCTGCCGACGGCTTTCAGGCGGCCCGGGAGATCGAGCGGCGCACCGGCCTGGAAACCCGGGTGACGGTCCTGGGGCACGTGCAGCGGGGCGGTACACCCACCGCCTCCGACCGCATCCTGGCCAGCCGCCTGGGCGCGGCGGCCGTGGACCTGCTGGTGGAAGGCCGGCACGGGCTCATGGTGGGCATCGCCGCCGGAGAGGTCCGGCCGGTGCCCTTGGCCACGGCCCTGGCCGAAACGCCGCGCCCCGACCCGGCCCTGATCCGCCTGGCAAGCATTCTCGGATCCTAGCACCACTAAGCGCCCGACAGCCGGCAGCACCTGAAGGGAAGCTGGGTATGGCACGCACAAAAATCATCGCCACCTTGGGGCCCGCCACCGACAACATCGACGTGCTGGTGGCCATGATCAAGGCGGGCATGGACGTAGCCCGGGTGAATCTGTCCCATGTGACCCCCGAAAGTTTGACCGCCTACATCGAGAAAGTGCGGGAGGCCGCCCGCCTGGCCCAGCGTCCCACCTTGGCCGTCATGCTGGACACCCGCGGCCCCGAAATCCGGGTAGGCAACCTGCCCTACGGCGGCATCAAGCTGACCGAAGGCCAGCTGGTGCACCTGGTGCCCGGCGACGGGGAATTTTCCCCCGGCGAGCCGTGGCTGGCCGGCGGGCCCGGCAATCCCAGGGTGGCCGTCATCCCCGTGACCTACGGCAAATTGGCCGAAGTGGTGGAGCCGGGCCAGCGCATCCTGCTGGACGACGGGAATTTCGCCCTGGATGTGGAGCACGTGGAAGCGCCCCGGGTGGTGGCCCGGGTGCTGGTGGGCGGGCATCTGAAGGCCCGCAAGCGGGTAACCCTGCCCCACCAGCCCGGCGACCTGCCGGTGCTGACGGAAGCCGACACCGAAGACCTGCGTCTGGGCCTGAGCCTGGGGGCCGACCTGGTGGCGGCCTCCTTCATCCGGGACGCCGCCGACGTGTTGACCGTGCGGCGCCTCATCGAAACCATGGGCAGCAGCGCCGGCGTGGTGGCCAAGGTGGAAAACCGCCAGGCCGTGGAGCAATTGGACGAGATCTTAAGTGTGGCCGACGGCATCATGGTGGCCCGGGGCGACTTGGGTGTGGAATTGACGGCGGAAGAAGTACCGGTGCTGCAGAAGGAGATCATCCGCCGCTGCAACCGGGCCGGCAAGCCCGTCATCATCGCCACCCAGATGCTGGAGTCCATGGTGTCCCGGCCCCGGCCCACCCGGGCCGAGGCCAGCGACGTGGCCAACGCCATCTTCGACGGCGCCGACGCCGTGATGCTCTCGGCGGAAACGTCGGTGGGGGAGTACCCCGTGGAAGCGGTGGAGGTCATGTCCCGCATCGCCACCCGGGCGGAGGAGGCCCTGGATCACGAATCCTGGCTGGAGGCCTTCGGCCCCTTGGGGCCCATCAGCGTCACCGACGCCATCAGCCAAGCCTCCTGCACCATCGCCCACAAATTGGGCGCGGTGGCTATCATTTCCGCCACCCAGTCGGGCCATACCGCCCGCATGGTGGCCCGCTACCGGCCCAAGCAAGTCCTGCTGGCGGCCACCCCCGACGACGCCGTGGCCCGCCGCATGTCGCTGGTCTGGGGCGTGGAACCCCTGGTCATCACCTTGCAGGAATCGGCCGGAGCCATGCGGGACGAGGCCATCGAGCAGGCCATTGAGTTGGGCCTTATCGTGCCGGGGGACTTGGTGGTGTTCACCGCCGGCGTGCCCATCGGCGTCACCGGCACCACCAACCTGCTGCAGATCCACACGGTGGGCGAGGTGGCGGTCCGGGGCACCGGCGTGGGGCAGGGCAGCTACAGCGGCCCGGTGCGCTTCATCGTCAACCCTGACACCGACCCGCCCCCGGAGCCCGGGGACGTGGTGGTCTGCACCGCCACGACGGAAGACATGACGCCCCTGCTGGAAAAGGCCGGGGCCTTGGTGGCCGAAGCCGCCGGCTTGTCCAGCCATGCCGCGGTCCTGGGCCTGCGCCTGGGCGTTCCCACCATCGTGGGGGCCATCGGGGCCATGTCGGCCCTGGAGCCCGGGGAGATCGTCACCGTGGACGCCCAGCGGGGCCTCATCTACAGGGGCCGGGCCACGGTGAAATAGACCTGGAGCCGCAACGGCCCGCCGTCGCCGCCGCCCTTGGCCTTAAAGCCCTTTCTGTGCTAACATGATGGGTGCATCCGCCGGAGTGGTGGAATTGGCAGACACGGTGCACTCAAAATGCACTGGGCGTACGCCCTTGTGGGTTCGAATCCCACCTCCGGCACCATCTTCCACCCTCGCACATAGTCGAATGGAAGAAGCCTGAAGCGGCGCCGGGTTCCTTTTGGATGACCGGCGTTTTTATTTGGCAGGATTGTCACCCTAATTCAGATTGCAGGTTGACATTGGGCGGGCGGCGCCGTAGATTTTTGCCAT encodes the following:
- the pyk gene encoding pyruvate kinase gives rise to the protein MARTKIIATLGPATDNIDVLVAMIKAGMDVARVNLSHVTPESLTAYIEKVREAARLAQRPTLAVMLDTRGPEIRVGNLPYGGIKLTEGQLVHLVPGDGEFSPGEPWLAGGPGNPRVAVIPVTYGKLAEVVEPGQRILLDDGNFALDVEHVEAPRVVARVLVGGHLKARKRVTLPHQPGDLPVLTEADTEDLRLGLSLGADLVAASFIRDAADVLTVRRLIETMGSSAGVVAKVENRQAVEQLDEILSVADGIMVARGDLGVELTAEEVPVLQKEIIRRCNRAGKPVIIATQMLESMVSRPRPTRAEASDVANAIFDGADAVMLSAETSVGEYPVEAVEVMSRIATRAEEALDHESWLEAFGPLGPISVTDAISQASCTIAHKLGAVAIISATQSGHTARMVARYRPKQVLLAATPDDAVARRMSLVWGVEPLVITLQESAGAMRDEAIEQAIELGLIVPGDLVVFTAGVPIGVTGTTNLLQIHTVGEVAVRGTGVGQGSYSGPVRFIVNPDTDPPPEPGDVVVCTATTEDMTPLLEKAGALVAEAAGLSSHAAVLGLRLGVPTIVGAIGAMSALEPGEIVTVDAQRGLIYRGRATVK
- a CDS encoding histidinol-phosphatase HisJ family protein, which gives rise to MLADYHMHLEKDSVTEDCRFAPDRVMEYAAAAAAAGLAEIGISEHCHRFRQFRPIMSSLLEPQLVAGGWWLPDQFNYDLDGYVAAVLTAAGREAPVAIRLGLEVDYIPGREDDIRALLAGYPWDYVIGSVHFLPGWAIDVSPQDGWPHRDVDQAYRDYFQFLMEAAATGLFDIMAHPDLIKKFGHRPSFDLTPLYREAAEVFARAGVTAELSTAGWHVPVGEAYPAPQFLEILAGAGVPISLGSDAHDPAHVGRDFRRAVQLARRCGYR
- the pfkA gene encoding 6-phosphofructokinase codes for the protein MAGPRLAVLTSGGDAPGMNAAVRAVVRNSHYHGWEPIGVYNGFHGLITGNLAVMDAGSVGDIIHRGGTVLRSGRSDAFTTEEGFRQALQTLSEQQIQAVVVIGGNGSLRGALRLAQAGVSVIGVPATIDNDIGGTETTIGFDTAVNTAVEAINRIRDTASAHDRTFIVEVMGRHSGFIALAAALAGGAESVLIPEEEPDYDEICRRIQRGYQRGKAHSIIVVAEGAADGFQAAREIERRTGLETRVTVLGHVQRGGTPTASDRILASRLGAAAVDLLVEGRHGLMVGIAAGEVRPVPLATALAETPRPDPALIRLASILGS